The Halotia branconii CENA392 region CCAACCTGACACCAGCCCAGGAGTTTTTGCAAGAACTCTGGGAAGAGCATCTGCGGCACGAGTTTGACACTCACAACACTGAAGATACCCTTGCCACGATGGTTGAGGATGCTTACGTTAACGACATTCCGGTAATGACTGGAGGAGTAGGGAAACCAGCACTGCGCGAGTTTTATTCCAAATACTTCATTCCACAGATGCCAGAGGACATGGAGCTGACCCCAATCTCGCGCACGATTGGAACCGATCAGCTTGTCGATGAAATGATGGTTAAGTTCACTCATACCACCCAAATGGACTGGATGCTACCTGGCATTGCTCCGACTCTTAAACGAGTTGAAGTGGCAGTGGTAGCGATTGTTCAGTTCCGTGGCGACAAGCTAGCCCACGAACACATCTACTGGGATCAGGCGAGTGTATTGGTTCAACTCGGCTTGCTCGATCCTAGTACGTTACCCGTTGTGGGCGTTGACAGTGCGCGTAAGGCACTCGATCCGAACTTGCCCTCAAACGCACTAATTGATCGCGCCAGCGCTTGCAAATAAGTGTACCAAAGACAGGGAATTTCAAGGCGATTGCTTCAGGTATACCAGGTGTTAATCCTATCCTACAAAATGAGCAGAACAAGCGCGTCTTCGTTGCTCAAGCTTTAAATCCTGCGTTAAAAGGACTTAACGATAAGGCAACCGAGAGTAATCTAGAAGGGCCGCTCTATGTTCCTAATGCGCCTGAACGACAAATGGGCGATCGCTTAGGCATCGATCCAGAAGGCGAACCATTATTCCTTTCAGGTCGCGTACTCGATGTGAACGGGCAAGCGATCGCCAATGCGCTGATCGAAGTTTGGCAGCCCAACTCGCAGGGACTATACGACATTCTTGACCCCTCCCAACCCGTCGGAAACTTTCGTGGGCAGTTCCACACCGATCGTGATGGCAACTATCGCTTTGAAACGGTTGTACCCAACGGATACAACGTGCCAGCTGACGGCCCCAGCGGTGAGATGTTGCGCCTTTTAGGACGACACACTTGGCGGGCGGCTCACATCCATTTCAAGCTGAGTGCAACTGGCTACCTGCCACTGACGACTCAAGTTTTTATTGATGGTGCGCCTCAGCTTGATTCAGACACAACTTTTACTGTGCGAACTAACATTCTCAAACTGCAAAAGCATGAGTCAGCCGATGCAAAGGCGCAGCACCAGCCCCCTCACACAGCGGAGTTTAATTTTGTGCTGAAGCCAATTGAGGCAGCGAAATGACAATATGCGCTTAAAAATCTAGCAATTGAAGTTGTGCAATGCATATTCAGCGAATGGGATTTCTATACAAGCTCTACTGCATCGGCTGGAGAAATGGCTCCCTCAAGTACCTTTCACCCCTGCAACACAGGTTGCTCAGTATTTTTCTTTACTATCGGAAAGGCTACGCTGAAGGTTCTCAGTGGAGGCAGTTTAAAGGATCAACGGTTATTTAAGTAAAGAGGATCGTGTTGAGATGGAAAAACTAGAAATTGCTCCCCAAGAAACGATGCTCAATTTGATCGGTGGATTTTGGATTGCCCGATCAATCTACCTTGCTAATGCGCTGGATCATCAATGATTGGGATGACGAAAAGTCCTCACTCATTCTCAAGAACTGTCACCAAGCGATGCTAGATTGTGGCAAGTTACTCCTGATTGGAAGCATTATTCCACCGGATAACGAACCTGATCCAGCCAAGTTTATTGACGTGATCATGCTGCTAATGGCAGGTGGACGGGAACTATCAAAGGCAGAATATTGATCGTTGTTGTGATCGAGTGGCTTTGAACTGACGCGAGTGATCCCAACTCCCTCAATGTTCAGCATACTTGAAGCCGTGAAACACTAAATAGAATTGAGAACTCGCTCAATGTTGATGGAGCGATCCAGCAGTTATTCATCTTAAGCTGCGATCGCTTCTGAATACTCCAGCAAGCAAATGAGTGAACACCTTAAGAATCTGATAAAGCGTTGTAAGAATCTGAAAGAAGTTGAGTGCTGAAACTCATTAAACTCCAGAACACGAGCAATTGCTATACTTTCACACGCACAAGGATTAGGTACGATGAGAAAGCAACTAATCAATCCGCCAGAACTCTATGATGGAAGACCACACGGGATGTCTAAAGCAGTTATTGATACCGCATCGGCTACCGTTTACATTTCTGGTCAAGTTGATTGGGACATGAACCACCAAGTTTCATGCCATACCGTCGAAGGGCAACTAAAGAAGGTACTAACTAACCTAACCACCGTTCTAGATGCAGCGGGAAGCTCCATAGAGAATCTGCTCAACCTTCGCATCTATGTTCGGGGTGAACTTGGAGAATTCATGGGGGATATCGCACCGATTCTCGTGCAATATCTGGGAGAGTCGCGCCCAGCTCTTACTGGCATCGGTGTTGCCTCACTCGCCTCAAAAGAAATATTGGTTGAGATTGAGGCAACAGCAGCGCTTAAGTGATCCGCTGATTACCATACTGAGGATTCAGGCATAAAACTTATGACTACCCCAACCGCTTTAGCAATTCTTTGTGGGATCTTTTGGACAGTTGCGTACTTGTCGATCATTCGGCGCTCGATTCGAGATAAAAGCGTTGGAATGCCGTTAGTTGCAGTTTGCTTGAACATTTCCTGGGAGTTTATCTTTTCGTTTATCTTTCCCAGTAGTAAGCCGCAGCTTTACATCCGTAACTATGTCTGGTTTTTCTTGGACTCGATCATTCTCATTCAGTATCTCAAGTTTGGCAAACTCAACTTTCGCCAACATTCTTCTAAAACCGCTTTTTATGCTGCCTTCTTCTCAGTGCTTGCCGTCAGCTTTTTCAACATGCTATTCATCGTTTATGAGTTCGGTAGAAATAATAGCGCAACTTACATTGCTTTCCAAATCAACCTAATCATGTCAATGCTATTCATTTACATGCTTTTATCTCGTGGTAGTGTCGCAGGACAATCCATGTATATCGCGATCGCAAAAATGATTGGGACTGCCTGTGCTTCTGTTTCAGTCTACCTGTCGCAACCGTCATCTATTCTCTTAGCTTTTCTTTATGTGAGTATCTTCCGGGACAGAACTCGATATGCGAGGTGTTGTTGTTGTGGGACTCAAAGAAAACACGATCGCATGGGCGCGGCTGTACATGGAGCCAGTTCAGAGCCTGTCATAGTAGCACTGGAAGGATAGCAAGATGCCTTGGTAGACGAAAGTAGTTTTGATGCAACATACCCCTTACTTATCACTACGCATTTATCTAGTCAATCGCAAGTCAATGTTCATCAGGGATAGTTCTATGACACACTTACCATTACGAAATAAGAATTTTTCTGAGCATTTTGAGGTTACAACTCAAGCTGATTCTCCTAGTGATTCCTCAGTTAATCATGCACTGATTGTGATGGCGCAAGAGGTAGCTGAGTTGCTAAAACAAGCTTATCCGATACAAGCTGACGAAACCGATTATATAGAGTTGACAAATAAGAAATGTTCTAGTCAAAGCCTTATGGTGCAACAGTTTAAGCGTTTAAAAAAATGACATCGAAACAGGTTCACTATTTGGTTAGAAGTAGTAA contains the following coding sequences:
- a CDS encoding nuclear transport factor 2 family protein, producing MDKQQSVDEQANGKATPNLTPAQEFLQELWEEHLRHEFDTHNTEDTLATMVEDAYVNDIPVMTGGVGKPALREFYSKYFIPQMPEDMELTPISRTIGTDQLVDEMMVKFTHTTQMDWMLPGIAPTLKRVEVAVVAIVQFRGDKLAHEHIYWDQASVLVQLGLLDPSTLPVVGVDSARKALDPNLPSNALIDRASACK
- a CDS encoding methyltransferase, which gives rise to MPDQSTLLMRWIINDWDDEKSSLILKNCHQAMLDCGKLLLIGSIIPPDNEPDPAKFIDVIMLLMAGGRELSKAEY
- a CDS encoding RidA family protein; amino-acid sequence: MSKAVIDTASATVYISGQVDWDMNHQVSCHTVEGQLKKVLTNLTTVLDAAGSSIENLLNLRIYVRGELGEFMGDIAPILVQYLGESRPALTGIGVASLASKEILVEIEATAALK